A single region of the Pseudorhodoplanes sp. genome encodes:
- a CDS encoding superoxide dismutase family protein, protein MGAALTLVAPALAQDVQTFEGQVVGAKGEPIGKIAIRSGKEATVVRITINAGGLTPGWHGVHFHQVGDCSDVGKFQLSKGHVNHDDDKHGLLNPDGPDDGDLPNIFANADGSVNAEVSTEEVRLDGKNALRDRDGSALVIHASEDDHTSQPIGNAGARVGCVVIK, encoded by the coding sequence ATGGGCGCCGCGCTCACGCTTGTGGCCCCTGCGCTCGCGCAGGACGTGCAGACCTTTGAGGGGCAGGTCGTCGGCGCCAAGGGCGAGCCGATCGGCAAGATCGCCATCCGTAGCGGCAAGGAGGCGACCGTTGTGCGCATCACCATCAATGCCGGCGGCCTGACACCGGGCTGGCACGGGGTGCATTTTCATCAGGTGGGCGATTGTTCGGATGTCGGCAAGTTCCAGCTCTCGAAGGGCCATGTGAACCATGACGACGACAAGCACGGCCTGCTCAATCCGGACGGGCCGGACGACGGCGATCTGCCCAACATCTTCGCCAATGCGGACGGGTCGGTGAATGCCGAGGTCTCGACGGAAGAGGTGCGTCTGGATGGCAAGAACGCCCTGCGCGACAGGGACGGGTCGGCGCTTGTCATCCATGCCAGCGAGGATGACCACACCAGCCAGCCGATCGGCAATGCCGGCGCGCGCGTGGGCTGCGTTGTGATCAAGTAG
- the dapA gene encoding 4-hydroxy-tetrahydrodipicolinate synthase: MAANGARFRGSFTALVTPFRNGALDEKAFRDLVEWQIAEGTRGLVPVGTTGESPTLSHDEHKKVVEWCVDQARGRVPVIAGAGSNATSEAIELARHAEKAGADAVLVVTPYYNKPTQEGLYVHFKAVNDAIGIPIIIYNIPPRSVVDMSVDTMKRLYELKNIAGVKDATGNLARVSLQREAMGPDFIQLSGEDMTALAFNAAGGQGCISVVSNVAPALCTQLQEATLANDYPQALKIQDRLVPLHHAIFIEPGLAGAKCGLTLLGRGNEEVRSPLLPVTDVARNAIKKAMVHAGLLN; encoded by the coding sequence ATGGCCGCCAACGGCGCACGCTTTCGGGGCTCGTTCACCGCACTCGTCACGCCCTTCAGGAACGGCGCGCTCGACGAGAAAGCGTTCCGGGATCTCGTGGAATGGCAGATCGCCGAGGGCACGCGCGGCCTTGTGCCCGTGGGCACGACCGGCGAAAGCCCCACGCTCTCCCATGACGAGCACAAAAAGGTGGTCGAGTGGTGCGTCGATCAGGCGCGCGGCCGGGTGCCGGTGATCGCCGGGGCTGGATCGAATGCGACGAGCGAAGCAATCGAACTCGCCCGGCATGCCGAAAAGGCCGGCGCCGACGCCGTGCTGGTGGTGACGCCCTATTACAACAAGCCGACGCAGGAAGGCCTGTATGTGCATTTCAAGGCGGTGAACGACGCCATCGGCATTCCGATCATCATCTACAACATCCCGCCGCGCTCGGTGGTCGACATGTCGGTTGACACCATGAAGCGGCTCTATGAACTCAAGAACATCGCCGGCGTGAAGGACGCGACGGGCAATCTGGCGCGGGTGTCGCTGCAGCGCGAGGCGATGGGGCCGGACTTTATCCAGCTCTCCGGCGAGGACATGACAGCGCTCGCCTTCAACGCCGCCGGCGGTCAGGGCTGCATCTCGGTGGTGTCGAACGTTGCGCCTGCGCTCTGCACGCAATTGCAGGAGGCGACGCTTGCCAACGATTATCCGCAGGCGCTGAAAATCCAGGACCGGCTGGTGCCGCTGCATCATGCGATCTTCATCGAGCCGGGCCTTGCCGGCGCCAAATGCGGGCTCACGCTGCTCGGGCGCGGCAACGAGGAAGTGCGTTCGCCGCTGTTGCCGGTCACCGATGTTGCCCGCAACGCCATCAAGAAGGCGATGGTGCATGCGGGGCTGCTGAATTAA
- a CDS encoding porin: MKVCSLYGAGFYYIPGTDTCIKLGGFLRVDIGHNQAGSLATYTSGADAQYDRGTNTHRTRTRAALSADVRTQTEYGTLRSYLRGGWQWSTNDTITSNNNITYFDRGFIQFAGFTFGKTESFFDFYPVPVYSFQTQAFEGSSGGVGINVYAYTAQFGNGVSATLSFEDQSFRSLSVVDLSQGVPFTYNAANATDRTGQDVLDIVANIRVDQAWGSAQIMGALHENAARYYAANQNLGHPDSEWGWAAGAGITLKMPWDARDTLSLQGVYCEGAAGYCVNPGRAATAGTSGWSGLAFGWKQDAGTIGGAWADDAYFNTGTSLELSQAFSLAGAFQHYWTPSLRTSIYAQYANYEANSTQVDTVICAARALSAGCADWSAYQIGSRTLWNPVANLDVGVDIMYTHLDSALIGSSQNDAPNGGAAFLRPFADGDVWSGLLRVQRNFWP, translated from the coding sequence GTGAAGGTTTGCTCCCTGTACGGCGCGGGCTTCTACTACATCCCGGGCACCGATACCTGCATCAAGCTCGGCGGCTTCCTGCGCGTCGACATCGGCCACAATCAGGCCGGGTCGCTGGCGACTTATACGTCGGGTGCAGATGCCCAGTATGACCGTGGCACGAACACCCATCGCACGCGCACGCGCGCTGCGCTGTCGGCTGACGTGCGCACCCAGACCGAATACGGCACGCTGCGCTCCTATCTGCGCGGTGGCTGGCAGTGGTCGACGAACGACACGATCACGTCGAACAACAACATCACGTATTTCGACCGTGGCTTCATCCAGTTTGCCGGCTTCACCTTCGGCAAGACCGAATCGTTCTTCGACTTCTATCCGGTGCCGGTCTATTCGTTCCAGACCCAGGCGTTTGAAGGCTCCTCGGGCGGCGTCGGTATCAACGTCTATGCCTATACCGCCCAGTTCGGCAACGGCGTGTCGGCGACACTCTCGTTCGAAGATCAGAGCTTCCGCAGCCTGTCGGTTGTTGACCTCTCGCAAGGTGTACCTTTCACCTATAACGCTGCTAACGCGACCGACCGAACCGGTCAGGACGTCCTGGACATCGTGGCCAATATCCGCGTCGACCAGGCCTGGGGTTCGGCGCAGATCATGGGTGCGCTGCACGAGAATGCCGCGCGCTACTACGCGGCAAACCAGAATCTCGGCCATCCTGACTCCGAATGGGGCTGGGCGGCTGGCGCCGGCATCACCCTGAAGATGCCGTGGGATGCCAGGGACACCCTGTCCTTGCAGGGCGTCTATTGTGAAGGCGCGGCCGGTTACTGCGTGAATCCGGGTCGTGCGGCCACTGCAGGCACCAGCGGTTGGTCGGGTCTGGCGTTCGGCTGGAAGCAGGATGCTGGCACCATCGGTGGCGCATGGGCGGACGATGCCTATTTCAATACCGGCACCAGTCTCGAACTGTCGCAGGCCTTCAGCCTGGCGGGCGCTTTCCAGCACTACTGGACCCCGTCGCTGCGTACTTCGATTTACGCTCAGTATGCCAACTACGAGGCCAACAGCACGCAGGTTGACACTGTGATTTGCGCCGCCCGTGCTCTCTCGGCTGGTTGCGCCGACTGGTCGGCCTATCAGATCGGCTCCCGCACTCTGTGGAATCCGGTTGCCAATCTCGACGTCGGCGTGGACATCATGTACACGCACCTCGACAGCGCTCTGATCGGTTCGTCGCAGAATGACGCTCCGAACGGTGGTGCGGCCTTCCTGCGCCCCTTCGCCGATGGCGATGTGTGGTCGGGCCTGCTGCGCGTGCAGCGCAACTTCTGGCCGTGA
- the smpB gene encoding SsrA-binding protein SmpB has translation MAAKTEAKLKVVADNRKARFNYEIGETIEAGVALTGSEMKSLRAGKATIGESYADSRGGELWLINANIPEYLQAGRFNHAPKRPRKLLLHKRQINKLIGAVEREGMTIVPLKLYFNPKGRAKIEIALARGKKLHDKRETMKKRSWERERGRLMRMKG, from the coding sequence ATGGCCGCCAAAACCGAAGCCAAGCTGAAAGTCGTCGCCGACAATCGCAAGGCGCGTTTCAATTACGAGATCGGCGAGACCATTGAGGCCGGCGTCGCGCTCACCGGCAGCGAGATGAAGTCGCTGCGCGCCGGCAAGGCGACGATCGGGGAATCCTACGCCGATTCCCGCGGCGGCGAGCTGTGGCTGATCAACGCCAATATCCCGGAATATCTGCAGGCTGGCCGCTTCAACCATGCGCCAAAACGGCCGCGCAAATTGCTGCTGCACAAGCGCCAGATCAACAAGCTGATCGGCGCGGTCGAGCGCGAGGGAATGACTATCGTGCCGCTGAAGCTCTATTTCAATCCGAAGGGCCGCGCCAAGATCGAGATCGCGCTCGCGCGCGGCAAGAAGCTGCACGACAAGCGCGAGACGATGAAAAAGCGAAGTTGGGAACGCGAGCGCGGCCGGCTGATGCGGATGAAGGGGTGA